In Microbacterium maritypicum, the following are encoded in one genomic region:
- the hemW gene encoding radical SAM family heme chaperone HemW, translated as MAGPLPLGDPAPADGHLPDDLPVDTSVPFSAYLHIPFCTVRCGYCDFNTYTSTELRGAKQEDYASTLISEIGLARRVLADAGALRPMDTVFFGGGTPTLLPAGDLARMLEAATSAFGLAEGAEVTVEANPDTVTPAVARTLAAAGVTRMSVGMQSAVPHVLASLDRTHRPENVTTAVAAAKDAGLAVSVDLIYGAPGESLADWEASLDAALALESDHISAYALIIEDGTKLARQIRRGEVPTPDDDLQADMYELADARLAAGGFDWYEVSNWARTPEQRSRHNLAYWRGSDWWGFGPGAHSHVAGLRWWNVKHPAAYAQRLAASESPAAGTERPDAESRTLERILLLSRIREGIAIDEVPAANRRSVAGLIADGLVDPAAAIRGRVQLTLRGRLLADAVVRELTD; from the coding sequence ATGGCGGGACCGCTTCCTCTGGGAGACCCTGCGCCGGCTGACGGACATCTGCCCGACGACCTTCCCGTCGACACGAGCGTGCCCTTCTCGGCTTACCTGCACATCCCCTTCTGCACGGTGCGCTGCGGTTACTGCGACTTCAACACCTACACGTCGACCGAGCTCCGCGGCGCCAAGCAGGAGGACTACGCATCGACGCTGATCTCCGAGATCGGCCTCGCCCGTCGAGTGTTGGCCGATGCGGGGGCGCTGCGGCCGATGGACACCGTCTTCTTCGGCGGGGGTACGCCCACACTGCTGCCGGCCGGCGATCTCGCGCGGATGCTGGAGGCCGCGACCTCAGCTTTCGGACTGGCGGAGGGCGCGGAGGTCACGGTCGAGGCGAACCCCGATACGGTGACGCCCGCGGTCGCGCGTACGCTGGCCGCCGCCGGAGTGACGCGGATGTCGGTGGGCATGCAGTCGGCCGTGCCGCACGTGCTCGCCTCGCTCGACCGCACGCACCGGCCCGAGAACGTGACCACCGCGGTCGCCGCGGCCAAAGACGCGGGTCTCGCCGTCAGCGTCGATCTGATCTACGGGGCGCCGGGGGAGTCGCTCGCCGACTGGGAAGCCTCGCTCGACGCGGCGCTCGCGCTGGAGTCCGACCACATCTCCGCGTACGCGCTGATCATCGAGGACGGCACGAAGCTCGCTCGCCAGATCCGCCGCGGAGAGGTTCCGACCCCCGATGACGACCTGCAGGCCGACATGTACGAGCTCGCCGACGCCCGTCTCGCGGCGGGGGGCTTCGACTGGTACGAGGTCAGCAACTGGGCACGCACGCCCGAGCAGCGGTCGCGGCACAATCTCGCGTACTGGCGCGGGAGTGACTGGTGGGGCTTCGGCCCCGGAGCGCACAGCCACGTCGCCGGGCTGCGCTGGTGGAACGTCAAGCATCCGGCGGCATACGCACAGCGGCTCGCGGCATCCGAGTCACCCGCAGCCGGCACGGAACGACCGGACGCCGAGTCGCGGACGCTGGAGCGGATCCTGTTGCTGAGCCGCATCCGCGAGGGCATCGCTATCGACGAGGTGCCCGCCGCGAACCGACGCAGCGTCGCCGGGCTGATCGCCGACGGGCTCGTGGACCCGGCCGCCGCCATCCGCGGCCGTGTCCAGCTGACGCTTCGTGGTCGGCTCCTCGCCGATGCCGTCGTGCGCGAGCTCACCGACTGA
- a CDS encoding carboxylesterase/lipase family protein has protein sequence MTSSPQTTLSSGIVRGSAEEGVDRYLAIPYAAPPFGENRFRAPRPVPAWEGIREATQFGPTAPQLPYAGAIGALLGSVHIDGEDILTANVWAPSGASAAPVLLWIHGGALERGTAALPLYDGTVFAKAGIVFVSINYRLGSEGFSVLEGAPRNLGLRDAAAALEWVHREISAFGGDPAQITAMGESAGGAIVAGLLARDASRELIHRAIIESGPLTAQPAKKAGRVTAQLAKHLGVRADRDSFAALSPGQLLEARKAQSAGSSPLGGAPGFQFSIDPESLPRSPHEVLGDIDTPLLIGSNTDEYRLWFPPAALAGISELKLQAARILSRIPQRAVREYRSAFPGANTGEVFGQLVTDMLLRAPLSRLAAARPERTHVYEFAWQSPVRDLRAAHALELGFVFDRLADDETVRLAGHDAPQTLADEMNAAWVGFVTNGDPGWPAYGPGRQTRIFDTTSATLPQRRTAGMDLLPG, from the coding sequence ATGACCTCCTCACCTCAGACCACGTTGTCGAGCGGCATCGTCCGCGGCTCCGCGGAGGAGGGGGTCGACCGCTACCTCGCCATCCCCTATGCTGCACCACCGTTCGGCGAGAACAGGTTCCGCGCCCCACGGCCGGTACCGGCGTGGGAGGGCATCCGTGAGGCGACGCAGTTCGGCCCCACGGCACCCCAGCTTCCCTACGCCGGCGCGATCGGCGCGCTCCTCGGCTCCGTGCATATCGACGGCGAGGACATCCTCACGGCCAATGTCTGGGCACCGTCCGGGGCCTCCGCGGCGCCGGTGCTCCTGTGGATCCACGGCGGGGCGCTGGAACGGGGCACCGCTGCTCTGCCCCTCTACGACGGCACGGTCTTCGCGAAAGCGGGGATCGTGTTCGTCTCCATCAATTACCGCCTGGGCTCGGAGGGTTTCTCGGTACTCGAAGGTGCACCGAGAAACCTCGGACTGCGCGACGCCGCTGCGGCGCTGGAGTGGGTGCACCGCGAGATCTCCGCGTTCGGCGGTGATCCCGCGCAGATCACCGCGATGGGAGAATCCGCCGGCGGGGCGATCGTCGCCGGGCTTCTCGCACGAGACGCTTCCCGCGAGCTGATCCATCGGGCGATCATCGAATCCGGGCCACTCACGGCACAGCCGGCGAAGAAGGCGGGACGGGTGACCGCACAGCTCGCGAAGCACCTCGGAGTCCGGGCGGACCGTGACTCGTTCGCCGCGCTCTCACCCGGTCAGCTGCTCGAGGCGCGGAAAGCCCAGTCCGCAGGCTCGTCCCCGTTGGGCGGAGCTCCCGGCTTCCAGTTCTCGATCGACCCGGAGAGCCTGCCGCGCTCACCGCACGAGGTGCTCGGCGACATCGACACGCCGCTCCTGATCGGCAGCAACACCGACGAGTACCGGTTGTGGTTCCCGCCCGCGGCTCTGGCCGGCATCAGCGAGCTGAAGCTGCAGGCGGCGCGGATCCTCTCCCGCATCCCGCAGCGCGCGGTGCGCGAGTACCGCTCGGCCTTCCCCGGGGCGAACACCGGCGAGGTGTTCGGGCAGCTCGTCACGGACATGCTGCTGCGGGCGCCACTGAGTCGCCTGGCGGCTGCGCGGCCGGAGCGCACGCACGTGTACGAGTTCGCGTGGCAGAGTCCGGTTCGCGATCTGCGGGCCGCGCATGCACTCGAGCTCGGCTTCGTCTTCGATCGGCTCGCGGACGACGAGACGGTGCGCTTGGCGGGCCACGACGCGCCGCAGACGCTTGCGGACGAGATGAACGCGGCCTGGGTGGGATTCGTCACGAACGGCGACCCCGGCTGGCCGGCGTACGGGCCCGGCCGACAGACGCGCATCTTCGACACCACGAGCGCGACGCTTCCGCAGCGCCGGACCGCGGGGATGGACCTGCTCCCGGGCTGA
- the hrcA gene encoding heat-inducible transcriptional repressor HrcA — translation MVTERGLQVLRAIVQDYVETHEPVGSRSIVDRHSFGVSAATIRNDMALLEDEELIMAPHTSSGRVPTDKGYRVFVNHLAQLRPLSSAQRSAIESFLGEPADLDDLMVRTVRVLTQLTGQVALAQYPSFARAHVTHVELVALAPNRLLIVLVTDAGGVSQRVAQLPEAIDEAEMAVLRARMAALITGHGIGEASDRLQALLAVQDAPKDHVLRAIASVVMDELSGFRQERLVMAGAATLARREQDFRGSIHPLLEAIEEQVTLLRLMSEMVTDEHGLAASIGTENAPFGLGEASIVASNYAAPSGTARVGVMGPTRMDYPSNLAAARAVARYLSRMLDEDEAGR, via the coding sequence ATGGTCACAGAGCGAGGACTCCAGGTTCTCCGCGCGATCGTGCAGGACTACGTCGAGACCCACGAACCCGTCGGCAGCCGATCCATCGTCGACCGGCACTCCTTCGGCGTCTCGGCGGCGACGATCCGCAACGACATGGCGCTGCTCGAGGACGAAGAGCTCATCATGGCGCCGCACACCTCGTCCGGTCGGGTGCCGACCGACAAGGGCTACCGCGTCTTCGTGAATCACCTGGCGCAACTGCGGCCGCTCTCGTCCGCGCAGCGCTCGGCGATCGAGTCGTTCCTCGGCGAGCCCGCTGACCTCGACGACCTGATGGTGCGCACCGTGCGGGTGCTGACGCAGCTCACCGGTCAGGTGGCGCTCGCGCAGTACCCCTCGTTCGCACGTGCTCACGTCACGCACGTCGAGCTGGTGGCGTTGGCCCCCAATCGTCTCCTGATCGTCCTCGTGACGGACGCCGGCGGTGTGTCGCAACGCGTGGCCCAGCTGCCGGAGGCCATCGACGAGGCCGAGATGGCGGTGCTGCGCGCGCGCATGGCCGCCTTGATCACCGGTCACGGCATCGGCGAGGCCTCCGACCGACTGCAGGCACTGCTCGCCGTTCAGGACGCGCCGAAGGATCACGTGCTGCGCGCGATCGCGAGCGTCGTCATGGACGAGCTCAGCGGTTTCCGCCAAGAGCGTCTGGTGATGGCGGGAGCAGCCACCCTGGCCCGTCGCGAACAGGACTTCCGCGGCAGCATCCATCCGCTCCTCGAGGCGATCGAGGAGCAGGTGACCCTGCTGCGGCTGATGAGCGAGATGGTGACCGACGAGCACGGGCTCGCGGCCAGCATCGGCACCGAGAACGCGCCGTTCGGCCTCGGTGAGGCATCGATCGTCGCCAGCAACTACGCGGCACCCAGCGGCACCGCGCGCGTCGGCGTGATGGGGCCGACGCGGATGGATTATCCGAGCAATCTCGCGGCGGCGCGGGCGGTCGCCCGCTACCTGTCGCGGATGCTCGACGAAGACGAGGCCGGCCGCTGA
- the dnaJ gene encoding molecular chaperone DnaJ, which yields MADHYEVLGVSRDASTDEIKKAYRRLARQLHPDVNPGEDAAEKFKLVTHAYDVLSDDESRRRYDMGGGDGAAGNFGGFGGFGDIFETFFGASQGGGRGARPRSRRERGQDALVRVTLDLGDVVFGAHRDIDVDTAVLCETCQGSCCQEGTSPVTCDICGGSGHVQRQVRSLLGNVVTSQPCGTCEGYGTTIPFPCGTCGGQGRVRSRRTVSLDIPAGVETGLRLQLPGSGEVGKAGGPNGDLYVEVTVNAHPAFSREGDDLLATLEVSMTDAILGTETTIQGLDGEVDLEIRAGVQSGDVLTIKGRGITPLRGTQRGDLRVGVQVLTPTRLDSAQRALIEDFAKKTKAPDPQLAQFQPGLFSKLRDRFRSH from the coding sequence GTGGCGGACCACTATGAGGTTCTCGGGGTGTCCCGAGACGCTTCCACCGACGAGATCAAGAAGGCGTATCGGCGCCTCGCGCGACAGCTGCATCCGGATGTGAATCCCGGTGAGGATGCGGCGGAGAAGTTCAAGCTCGTCACGCATGCGTACGACGTGCTGAGCGACGACGAGTCGCGGCGCCGCTACGACATGGGCGGAGGAGACGGCGCTGCCGGCAACTTCGGCGGATTCGGCGGGTTCGGCGACATCTTCGAGACCTTCTTCGGCGCCTCCCAGGGGGGCGGACGCGGGGCACGACCCCGATCGCGCCGGGAGCGCGGACAGGATGCTCTCGTGCGTGTCACGCTCGACCTCGGTGACGTCGTCTTCGGCGCGCACCGCGACATCGACGTCGATACCGCCGTGCTGTGCGAGACGTGTCAGGGCTCCTGCTGCCAGGAGGGTACGTCCCCCGTCACCTGCGACATCTGCGGCGGCTCCGGACACGTGCAGCGTCAGGTGCGCAGCCTGCTCGGCAACGTCGTCACCTCTCAGCCCTGCGGCACGTGCGAGGGCTACGGCACCACCATTCCGTTCCCGTGCGGCACCTGCGGAGGCCAGGGCCGCGTGCGCTCGCGTCGCACGGTCTCGCTCGACATCCCCGCCGGCGTCGAGACCGGCCTTCGCCTTCAGCTGCCCGGCTCGGGCGAGGTCGGCAAGGCGGGCGGCCCGAACGGCGACCTGTACGTCGAGGTCACGGTCAACGCCCACCCCGCTTTCAGTCGTGAGGGCGATGACCTGCTCGCCACGCTCGAGGTGTCGATGACCGACGCCATCCTCGGCACCGAGACCACGATCCAGGGGCTCGACGGCGAGGTCGACCTCGAGATCCGCGCGGGCGTGCAGTCCGGCGACGTGCTCACCATCAAGGGGCGTGGCATCACCCCGCTCCGGGGGACCCAGCGCGGAGACCTGCGCGTCGGCGTGCAGGTGCTGACGCCCACCCGGCTGGACTCCGCGCAGCGGGCGCTGATCGAGGACTTCGCGAAGAAGACCAAGGCGCCGGATCCGCAGCTCGCGCAGTTCCAGCCCGGTCTCTTCTCGAAGCTCCGCGACCGTTTCCGCAGCCACTGA
- a CDS encoding 16S rRNA (uracil(1498)-N(3))-methyltransferase, whose translation MALHFLVESSTDAGVGDLVSLTGAEAKHAAVVRRLRVGEAVTVGDGAGVWLIGAAEEVSPTRVEVRISDRVEHPAPSPRIVLVQALAKGDRDELAVQAACELGVDEIVPWQASRSVSRWEGPKAVKGRERWATIVREAAKQAHRAWLPEVIAPVSTKQLAERASSQRVLLLDPTASVRLSEITADGRDLVLVVGPEGGIAEEELDRLTAAGAERVLLGDTVLRTSTAGPAAIAVLSVALGRW comes from the coding sequence ATGGCGCTGCACTTCCTGGTCGAGTCGTCGACGGATGCCGGAGTCGGCGACCTCGTGTCGTTGACCGGCGCTGAGGCGAAGCATGCCGCCGTCGTGCGGCGCCTGCGGGTCGGCGAGGCGGTCACGGTCGGCGACGGCGCGGGCGTGTGGCTGATCGGTGCGGCCGAAGAGGTGTCCCCGACCCGCGTCGAGGTGCGGATCTCCGACCGCGTCGAGCATCCGGCTCCGAGCCCTCGGATCGTTCTGGTCCAGGCGCTCGCGAAGGGCGACCGCGACGAGCTGGCCGTGCAGGCGGCGTGCGAGCTCGGCGTCGACGAGATCGTGCCGTGGCAGGCGAGCCGTAGCGTCTCCCGCTGGGAGGGGCCGAAGGCCGTCAAGGGGCGCGAGCGATGGGCGACCATCGTGCGCGAGGCCGCGAAGCAGGCCCATCGGGCCTGGCTGCCCGAGGTCATCGCACCGGTGTCGACGAAGCAGCTCGCCGAGCGGGCGTCTTCGCAGCGGGTGCTGCTCCTCGACCCCACGGCTTCCGTGCGTCTCTCCGAGATCACGGCCGACGGTCGCGATCTGGTGCTGGTCGTGGGGCCCGAAGGCGGGATCGCCGAGGAGGAGCTCGACCGGCTGACGGCCGCGGGCGCCGAAAGGGTGCTCCTGGGCGACACTGTGCTGCGGACCTCGACCGCGGGCCCGGCGGCGATCGCCGTGCTGTCGGTCGCGCTCGGACGCTGGTGA
- a CDS encoding HIT domain-containing protein, translating into MTEPSIFTRILNGEIPAEILGETDRLFALRDIAPQAPVHLLVVPKTAEYRDVTELAAGDPSLLAEMVAFAGKLAEEHTDDGDFRLVFNTGANAGQTVFHVHAHVLAGGLTEKSVGA; encoded by the coding sequence ATGACGGAACCCTCGATCTTCACGCGCATTCTGAACGGGGAGATCCCTGCCGAGATCCTCGGCGAGACCGACCGCCTGTTCGCACTGCGTGACATTGCCCCGCAGGCACCGGTGCACCTCCTCGTGGTGCCGAAGACCGCGGAGTACCGCGATGTCACCGAGCTCGCTGCAGGGGATCCGTCCCTGCTGGCCGAGATGGTGGCGTTCGCCGGGAAGCTGGCCGAGGAGCACACCGACGACGGCGACTTCCGCCTCGTCTTCAACACCGGCGCGAACGCCGGACAGACCGTTTTCCACGTCCATGCCCATGTGCTGGCCGGGGGATTGACCGAGAAGAGCGTCGGTGCCTGA
- a CDS encoding PhoH family protein — MVQLLGPQDRLLRMLEKEHPDVQVLVRGNEITLGGGVDAVAKAKALVEELLAMTRAGHDLAPSDVSSSARMLRQEGGPRPSEVLGEAILTTRGKVIRPKTLGQKEYVDAIEENTIVFGIGPAGTGKTYLAMAKAVQALQRKEVTRIILTRPAVEAGERLGFLPGTLTDKIDPYLRPLYDALNEMMDPEIVPRLMATGTIEVAPLAYMRGRTLNDSFVVLDEAQNTTPEQMKMFLTRLGFGTRMVVTGDITQVDLPQGSSGLRLVTRVLDGIDDIHFSRLTSDDVVRHSLVGRIVDAYSEYDEKRTAQRFEREQAAEFANRADRRGAQRPGPRDRMPKRGLS, encoded by the coding sequence ATGGTGCAGCTCCTCGGCCCGCAGGACCGCCTGCTGCGGATGCTCGAGAAGGAGCACCCTGACGTCCAGGTGCTCGTGCGCGGCAACGAGATCACTCTCGGCGGCGGCGTGGATGCGGTTGCGAAGGCCAAGGCGCTGGTCGAAGAGCTGCTCGCCATGACCAGGGCAGGTCATGATCTGGCTCCGAGCGACGTCTCCAGCTCCGCCCGGATGCTGCGCCAAGAGGGGGGTCCCCGGCCGAGCGAGGTGCTGGGCGAGGCGATCCTGACCACGCGCGGCAAGGTGATCCGTCCGAAGACGCTCGGGCAGAAGGAGTACGTCGACGCGATCGAGGAGAACACGATCGTCTTCGGCATCGGCCCTGCCGGCACGGGCAAGACCTACCTGGCGATGGCGAAGGCCGTCCAGGCGTTGCAGCGCAAGGAAGTCACGCGCATCATCCTCACCCGTCCTGCCGTCGAAGCGGGAGAGCGCCTCGGGTTCCTCCCCGGCACGCTGACCGACAAGATCGATCCGTACCTGCGACCGCTGTACGACGCGCTCAACGAGATGATGGACCCCGAGATCGTGCCGCGCCTGATGGCCACCGGGACCATCGAGGTCGCCCCTCTCGCCTACATGCGCGGGCGTACCCTGAACGATTCGTTCGTCGTGCTCGACGAGGCGCAGAACACCACACCCGAGCAGATGAAGATGTTCCTCACGCGCCTCGGCTTCGGCACGCGCATGGTCGTGACGGGCGACATCACCCAGGTCGACCTTCCGCAGGGCTCCTCCGGACTCCGTCTGGTCACGCGCGTGCTCGACGGCATCGACGACATCCACTTCTCACGGCTCACCAGCGACGACGTGGTGCGCCACTCGCTGGTCGGACGCATCGTCGACGCGTACAGCGAGTACGACGAGAAGCGCACGGCGCAGCGCTTCGAGCGCGAGCAGGCGGCGGAGTTCGCCAATCGCGCCGACCGCAGGGGAGCGCAGCGCCCAGGACCACGTGACCGCATGCCGAAACGAGGACTCTCATGA
- the ybeY gene encoding rRNA maturation RNase YbeY: MIEINNESAIDVDETVLQRLTDYNLAQLHVSPDAEVAIVLVDEGAMEALHVQWMDEPGPTDVLSFPMDELRPGTEDRPTAPGLLGDIVLCPQVAEAQAQAARHTLMDELILLTTHGLLHLLGFDHAEPDEEREMFGLQKELIQGFAAAERRR; the protein is encoded by the coding sequence ATGATCGAGATCAACAACGAGTCGGCCATCGACGTCGACGAGACCGTGCTGCAGCGACTCACGGACTACAACCTGGCGCAGCTGCACGTCAGCCCGGACGCCGAGGTGGCGATCGTCCTCGTCGACGAGGGCGCCATGGAGGCACTCCACGTGCAGTGGATGGATGAGCCCGGTCCCACCGACGTGCTCAGCTTCCCGATGGATGAACTGCGTCCGGGCACGGAGGACCGCCCCACCGCTCCCGGTCTCCTCGGCGACATCGTGCTGTGCCCGCAGGTGGCGGAGGCACAGGCTCAGGCCGCGCGTCACACCCTGATGGACGAGCTGATCCTGCTCACCACCCACGGCCTTCTGCACCTTCTCGGATTCGATCACGCCGAGCCCGACGAGGAGCGTGAGATGTTCGGACTGCAGAAGGAACTGATCCAGGGCTTCGCCGCGGCTGAACGCCGCCGATGA
- a CDS encoding hemolysin family protein, whose translation MTAALLLIAAVLLVAFGGLMAAIDAAYGVASRANLADMATEGRRAKALGRIAADLDAHVNAVAFIRVLAEVTAAVLVTVAFTMLIDNNWWAMLAAALLMTAITFVLVGASPRSFGRQHAEGMIRGTASIVRGLRIFLGPLAQGLVVLGNKVTPGTGRSSFASEDQLLSMVDEAASNDLIEEDDRDLIHSVFDFTDQFVRAVMVPRTEMVTVDATATTDEAMSLFLNRGVSRMPVVDDDADDVVGVLYLKDLVQFAYRDDSAWRAASIRPIARPATFVPESMRAETLLQQMKRDAVHVCLVIDEHGGISGLVTLEDLIEELVGEISDEYDQVSAEFVDLGHGRYRVSARLSLEDVGDLFGLELEDEDVDSIGGLLGKALGQVPQPGATATVEGLVLTGGASRGRGRGIATVFVERAAGDPDASQDEGDRHDD comes from the coding sequence ATGACGGCCGCCCTCCTTCTCATCGCCGCCGTCCTGCTGGTGGCGTTCGGCGGTCTCATGGCGGCGATCGACGCCGCCTACGGTGTCGCTTCCCGCGCCAATCTCGCCGACATGGCGACCGAGGGACGCCGGGCCAAGGCGCTGGGACGGATCGCCGCCGATCTCGACGCGCACGTGAACGCGGTCGCGTTCATCCGCGTGCTCGCCGAGGTGACCGCTGCGGTGCTGGTGACGGTCGCCTTCACCATGCTCATCGACAACAACTGGTGGGCGATGCTCGCCGCCGCTCTGCTGATGACGGCGATCACCTTCGTGCTCGTCGGCGCGAGCCCGCGGTCGTTCGGTCGCCAGCACGCCGAGGGAATGATCCGCGGTACGGCCTCGATCGTCCGAGGGCTCCGCATCTTTCTCGGACCGCTCGCGCAGGGGCTCGTCGTGCTGGGCAACAAGGTCACACCCGGCACGGGCCGCAGCTCCTTCGCCAGCGAGGACCAGCTGCTCAGCATGGTCGATGAGGCCGCCTCGAACGATCTGATCGAGGAGGACGACCGCGACCTCATCCACTCCGTGTTCGACTTCACGGACCAGTTCGTCCGTGCCGTCATGGTGCCGCGGACGGAGATGGTGACCGTCGATGCCACCGCCACGACGGACGAGGCGATGTCACTGTTCCTGAACCGCGGCGTCTCCCGGATGCCCGTCGTGGACGACGACGCGGACGACGTGGTGGGTGTGCTGTACCTCAAGGACCTCGTGCAGTTCGCGTATCGCGACGACAGCGCCTGGCGCGCCGCATCCATCCGGCCGATCGCGCGACCGGCGACCTTCGTGCCCGAGTCGATGCGCGCCGAGACGCTCCTGCAGCAGATGAAGCGCGACGCCGTGCACGTGTGCCTCGTGATCGACGAGCACGGCGGCATCTCCGGCCTCGTGACCCTCGAGGACCTGATCGAGGAACTCGTCGGCGAGATCTCCGACGAGTACGATCAGGTATCCGCAGAGTTCGTCGATCTCGGTCACGGACGCTACCGCGTGAGTGCCCGTCTCTCCCTGGAGGACGTGGGCGACCTCTTCGGTCTCGAACTCGAGGACGAGGATGTCGACTCGATCGGCGGTCTGCTCGGCAAGGCGCTGGGACAGGTCCCGCAACCCGGGGCGACGGCGACGGTGGAGGGCCTGGTCCTCACCGGAGGAGCCTCTCGTGGCCGAGGTCGCGGGATCGCGACGGTGTTCGTGGAACGTGCGGCAGGGGACCCTGACGCTTCGCAGGATGAAGGAGATCGACACGATGACTGA
- the era gene encoding GTPase Era translates to MTDDTRSGFVTFVGRPNVGKSTLTNALVGEKIAITSEKPQTTRRAIRGIVNRPEGQLVIVDTPGIHKPRTLLGERLNDLVEQVLGDVDVIGFCVPANEKVGPGDRRIAASLDGYPRAKKIAIVTKTDVAARDEITERLLEVDALREDWSAVIPLSALTRDQLDVLSDEILLLMPKGPALYPEGITTDESQEDRIAEMIREAALEGVRDELPHSIAVVIDDIAPREGTDLTDVHASIVVERDSQKAIIIGHKGKRLSEVGARARVGIEALVGTRVFLGLHVKVAKEWQRDPKQLGRLGF, encoded by the coding sequence ATGACTGACGACACCCGAAGCGGGTTCGTGACCTTCGTCGGCCGCCCCAACGTCGGCAAGTCGACGCTGACGAACGCACTCGTCGGCGAGAAGATCGCCATCACCAGCGAGAAGCCGCAGACCACACGTCGAGCGATCCGCGGCATCGTGAATCGTCCGGAGGGGCAGCTCGTCATCGTCGACACCCCCGGAATCCACAAGCCGCGGACACTGCTCGGTGAACGGCTGAACGACCTGGTGGAGCAGGTGCTCGGCGACGTCGACGTCATCGGGTTCTGCGTGCCGGCGAATGAGAAGGTCGGCCCGGGTGATCGCCGCATCGCCGCGTCGCTCGACGGCTATCCCCGCGCCAAGAAGATCGCGATCGTGACGAAGACCGATGTCGCGGCCCGCGACGAGATCACCGAGCGTCTGCTGGAGGTCGACGCGCTGCGTGAAGACTGGTCCGCGGTGATCCCGCTGTCCGCGCTCACCAGGGACCAGCTCGACGTCCTGTCCGACGAGATCCTGCTGCTGATGCCGAAGGGCCCGGCCCTGTATCCGGAGGGCATCACTACTGACGAGTCGCAGGAGGACCGCATCGCCGAAATGATCCGCGAGGCGGCTCTCGAGGGGGTGCGCGACGAACTCCCGCACTCGATCGCGGTCGTGATCGACGACATCGCGCCGCGCGAGGGCACCGACCTCACCGACGTGCACGCGTCGATCGTCGTCGAGCGCGACAGCCAGAAGGCGATCATCATCGGGCACAAGGGCAAGCGACTGAGCGAGGTCGGCGCGCGTGCCCGCGTCGGCATCGAGGCGCTGGTGGGCACCCGCGTGTTCCTCGGCCTGCACGTCAAGGTCGCGAAGGAATGGCAGCGCGACCCGAAGCAGCTCGGCAGGCTCGGCTTCTGA
- a CDS encoding RNA polymerase sigma factor: MSFRSDDPNPLRNEVFTRVFDAHWAAVRHHIEGVVGDEEEVTEIVSEVFLHAWSRLRPARPPGRVWLLRAADRRLRSRSRPSSMPNGAVDAVHSGVSGADEQPGLTARLVVIRALGVLTPVQRRIIMLTYWDGLAVGEIAELLRASESRVRKTLGVAQGRLRDELGVEGLMTGDA, translated from the coding sequence ATGAGTTTCCGCAGCGATGACCCGAATCCGCTGCGGAACGAGGTCTTCACCCGAGTCTTCGACGCTCACTGGGCGGCGGTACGGCACCACATCGAGGGCGTCGTCGGCGACGAGGAGGAAGTCACCGAGATCGTCTCCGAGGTGTTCCTGCATGCCTGGTCCCGGTTGAGGCCGGCTCGACCGCCCGGTCGGGTCTGGTTGCTCCGTGCCGCCGATCGGCGTCTGCGCTCTCGTTCTCGTCCGTCGTCGATGCCGAACGGCGCCGTCGACGCCGTGCACAGCGGAGTGTCCGGCGCCGACGAACAGCCGGGGCTGACGGCCCGCCTGGTAGTCATCCGAGCTTTGGGTGTCCTCACTCCGGTACAACGGCGTATCATCATGCTCACGTACTGGGATGGACTCGCGGTGGGGGAGATCGCGGAATTGCTGCGCGCTTCTGAGTCCCGAGTGCGGAAGACGCTGGGCGTCGCGCAGGGTCGTCTGCGTGATGAGCTGGGCGTGGAGGGGCTGATGACGGGTGATGCCTGA